In Chrysiogenes arsenatis DSM 11915, the following proteins share a genomic window:
- a CDS encoding alpha/beta hydrolase: protein MLRYIWLPALLLVIVALWFAFGRNSNALRLQSSGVNRNFSFEATVPFADYIAASVAMIRHVREQQPHIPAEWREFSIQANAPFELRPAQGCPTGANGRYAKGILLLHGLSDSPYSMRALGEHLAQRCFLVRALLLPGHGTVPGDLREADMTQWLAALTYGVTQMDDVDELYLGGFSTGGALAVHHALQGTTKVRGLVLVAPALAINTPFTTLLPLIARVYPWLTRGADRDLVKYESFALRGAAEVQRLIETNDALMLTPGNLRHLPVFIAVSQDDPVVSTARTSRFFTEQAQHPASRMVIFEPRDNDDFDPSKRTYFLNSSLPEKGITSFSHVSLPYRPDDLHYGEQGIYREWQQGKRLTYNPRFDDMVTLLDEWLASIDAPLP from the coding sequence ATGCTCCGATACATCTGGCTCCCGGCTTTACTGCTGGTTATCGTCGCTCTCTGGTTTGCCTTCGGGCGGAATTCCAACGCTTTGCGCTTGCAATCCAGTGGCGTCAACCGCAACTTTTCTTTTGAAGCGACCGTCCCTTTTGCAGACTATATCGCCGCTTCGGTCGCCATGATTCGTCACGTGCGCGAGCAGCAGCCGCATATTCCCGCCGAGTGGCGCGAGTTTTCAATTCAGGCCAATGCCCCGTTTGAACTGCGCCCGGCACAGGGCTGCCCCACTGGCGCGAACGGGCGCTATGCCAAAGGAATCCTGCTGTTACACGGCCTAAGCGATTCACCCTACAGCATGCGCGCACTCGGAGAGCATCTGGCACAGCGCTGTTTTCTGGTGCGAGCACTTTTACTGCCGGGGCATGGCACAGTACCTGGCGATTTGCGCGAGGCAGACATGACGCAATGGCTGGCCGCGCTGACATACGGCGTTACACAGATGGATGATGTCGACGAACTGTATCTCGGCGGCTTTTCCACCGGCGGCGCGCTGGCGGTACATCACGCCCTGCAAGGAACAACGAAAGTGCGCGGTTTGGTTTTAGTCGCTCCGGCACTGGCAATTAACACCCCATTCACGACGCTGCTGCCGCTGATCGCGCGCGTCTACCCGTGGCTGACTCGTGGCGCTGACCGTGATTTGGTCAAATATGAATCCTTCGCGCTGCGCGGTGCGGCAGAAGTGCAGCGATTGATAGAAACGAACGACGCCCTCATGCTCACACCAGGAAACTTGCGCCATCTTCCGGTATTCATTGCCGTTTCGCAAGACGATCCAGTGGTCAGCACCGCTCGGACTTCGCGCTTTTTCACCGAACAGGCACAGCACCCTGCCAGCCGTATGGTAATATTCGAACCAAGGGACAACGACGATTTCGACCCATCAAAACGCACCTATTTTCTGAACAGTTCCTTGCCGGAAAAAGGGATCACCTCCTTTTCGCACGTCAGTTTACCCTATCGCCCGGACGACCTCCACTACGGTGAGCAGGGCATTTACCGCGAGTGGCAGCAAGGGAAAAGGTTGACCTACAACCCGCGATTTGACGATATGGTCACGTTGCTGGATGAGTGGCTGGCCAGCATCGACGCGCCGCTTCCGTGA
- a CDS encoding RNA methyltransferase, translating to MNHQPGTNVSIALVHFPVYNKQGEIITTSVTNLDLHDISRTARTFNLSRYFVVTPVLSQHELAGRIMKHWKEGWGSTYNPNRREAFGRTEMVHTLAEVQEKCAEETCGKVITVVTSANPKRATVPYRDFAREIATHSDDHYLILFGTGWGLTEEVMQSADVVLPPILGNGDYNHLSVRSAVAIILDRIFTTETI from the coding sequence GTGAATCATCAACCAGGAACCAATGTAAGTATCGCCTTGGTACACTTTCCGGTGTACAACAAACAGGGTGAAATTATAACAACTTCGGTAACGAATCTTGACTTGCACGACATTTCTCGCACTGCGCGAACCTTTAATCTTTCTCGTTACTTTGTGGTAACGCCGGTGCTCAGTCAACACGAGCTTGCCGGAAGAATCATGAAGCACTGGAAAGAAGGGTGGGGATCGACGTATAATCCCAATCGCCGTGAGGCATTTGGACGCACCGAGATGGTACATACGCTTGCCGAAGTGCAAGAAAAGTGTGCCGAAGAAACTTGTGGCAAAGTTATTACCGTCGTCACCAGTGCCAATCCGAAACGAGCCACCGTGCCCTATCGTGATTTTGCACGGGAAATAGCCACACATTCGGATGACCACTACCTGATCCTTTTTGGAACCGGCTGGGGATTAACCGAGGAAGTGATGCAAAGTGCGGATGTGGTACTCCCGCCGATTCTTGGGAACGGTGATTACAACCACCTTTCGGTACGGAGCGCGGTAGCCATTATACTGGACCGGATTTTTACGACAGAAACCATTTAA
- the ffh gene encoding signal recognition particle protein, producing MFGNLQEKFQHIFKDLRGQGKVTETNIQDALREVRVALLDADVNLKVVKQFIADVKVKALGQDVLGSLTPGQQFIKIVNSELTTLMGETHTKLRLVPNEPTVIMMCGLQGSGKTTTCGKLAVTLKKQGRKVLLVGADIYRPAAVQQLITVAEQAGVDVYAPGTNQSPVTICRDGVAQANARQIDVVILDTAGRLHIDTELMAELANIRESSKPHEILFVADAMTGQEAVNVAASFDEQLGLTGIILTKMDSDARGGAALSIRATMGKPIKYVGMGEKLEALEPFHPDRIASRILGMGDVLSLIEKAEGVYDEKSARELEKKIRKNEFTLVDFREQILQIKKLGPLDSLLKMIPGMGSKMGDMQVSDDQFKPVMAIIDSMTPAERNKPDMIDANRRRRIAKGSGTTVQDINKLLKQFDQMRKMMKQFTGAGGAKKGKEMQRRLMQQARQAKLPFRR from the coding sequence ATGTTTGGAAATCTTCAGGAAAAATTTCAGCATATCTTTAAAGATCTGCGTGGTCAGGGCAAAGTAACTGAGACCAATATTCAGGATGCTCTGCGCGAAGTGCGCGTGGCGCTTTTGGATGCTGACGTTAATTTGAAGGTTGTTAAGCAGTTCATCGCTGATGTGAAAGTCAAGGCGTTGGGGCAGGATGTTCTGGGAAGTTTAACGCCAGGGCAACAATTTATAAAAATTGTCAATAGTGAACTCACCACGCTGATGGGCGAGACCCACACCAAGCTGCGCCTCGTTCCTAATGAACCCACCGTCATTATGATGTGTGGTTTGCAAGGGAGCGGGAAAACCACCACGTGTGGTAAACTGGCCGTCACGCTCAAAAAACAGGGTCGCAAGGTTTTGCTGGTGGGTGCTGATATCTACCGTCCCGCGGCCGTACAACAGCTGATAACGGTTGCGGAACAAGCGGGTGTTGACGTCTACGCTCCCGGAACGAATCAATCGCCCGTCACGATTTGCCGTGATGGGGTAGCACAGGCCAATGCGCGCCAGATCGACGTGGTCATTCTTGACACCGCTGGTCGTCTGCATATTGATACCGAACTGATGGCTGAACTTGCCAATATCCGCGAGAGCTCTAAACCGCACGAAATCCTCTTCGTTGCCGATGCCATGACGGGTCAAGAAGCAGTTAATGTGGCGGCTTCCTTTGACGAGCAACTTGGATTAACTGGGATTATTCTGACGAAAATGGATTCTGATGCGCGCGGCGGTGCGGCACTTTCCATTCGCGCAACGATGGGGAAACCGATCAAATATGTTGGTATGGGGGAGAAGCTTGAGGCGCTTGAGCCGTTCCATCCCGACCGTATCGCCTCGCGTATCCTGGGGATGGGCGATGTCCTGAGCCTGATTGAAAAGGCTGAGGGTGTGTACGACGAAAAGTCGGCGCGCGAGCTCGAAAAAAAGATTCGCAAGAATGAATTCACCTTGGTTGACTTCCGCGAACAAATTTTACAGATAAAAAAACTTGGTCCTCTCGATTCTTTGCTCAAAATGATCCCCGGCATGGGGAGCAAAATGGGCGACATGCAGGTGAGCGACGATCAGTTTAAGCCGGTGATGGCGATCATCGATTCGATGACTCCCGCCGAACGGAATAAACCTGACATGATCGACGCCAATCGTCGCCGCCGCATTGCCAAAGGATCGGGAACGACCGTTCAGGATATCAATAAGCTTCTGAAGCAGTTCGACCAAATGCGCAAGATGATGAAACAGTTCACCGGCGCCGGTGGTGCGAAAAAAGGGAAAGAGATGCAGCGTCGTTTGATGCAGCAGGCGCGACAGGCGAAATTGCCGTTCCGCCGTTAA
- the trmD gene encoding tRNA (guanosine(37)-N1)-methyltransferase TrmD, with amino-acid sequence MRFDVVTLFPDMVHTCFREGVVGRAVEKGILSLACTNPRDFTHDVHRTVDDTLYGGGSGMLLKAEPLCAALESIPQHPRRCVVYLSPQGERLNQALVRELAMNDQLVLICGRYEGIDQRVIDLCVDREISLGDYVISGGELAAAVVIDAVSRLVPGVVGQVESVAEDSFFAGLLDAPHYTRPRTFRGHDVPAVLLGGNHLAIESWREEQMLKRTFERRPDLLEHATLTPEQEQVLKRLQGQT; translated from the coding sequence ATGAGGTTTGATGTTGTCACGCTCTTCCCCGATATGGTGCACACGTGCTTCCGTGAAGGGGTTGTCGGGCGAGCGGTCGAAAAAGGGATTCTCTCCCTGGCGTGTACCAACCCGCGCGACTTTACGCACGACGTTCATCGCACTGTTGACGACACGCTCTACGGTGGTGGCAGTGGGATGTTACTGAAAGCGGAACCTTTGTGTGCCGCTTTGGAATCGATTCCACAACACCCGCGCCGCTGCGTGGTCTACCTTTCTCCGCAAGGCGAAAGGCTCAACCAAGCATTGGTGCGCGAATTAGCCATGAACGATCAGCTGGTGCTGATTTGTGGTCGCTACGAAGGGATTGATCAGCGAGTCATCGACCTCTGCGTTGACCGCGAAATTTCGCTTGGCGACTACGTGATCAGTGGCGGTGAATTAGCCGCAGCGGTCGTGATTGACGCCGTTTCGCGCCTCGTACCCGGTGTGGTTGGGCAAGTAGAAAGTGTGGCTGAAGATTCGTTCTTCGCGGGTTTGCTGGATGCACCGCATTACACACGCCCCCGAACGTTTCGTGGACATGATGTTCCTGCGGTACTCTTGGGTGGAAATCATCTGGCTATCGAGTCTTGGCGCGAGGAACAGATGCTCAAGCGGACATTCGAACGGCGGCCGGATTTACTGGAGCACGCCACCCTGACACCCGAACAAGAGCAAGTACTGAAGCGACTACAGGGGCAAACGTGA
- the plsY gene encoding glycerol-3-phosphate 1-O-acyltransferase PlsY, whose product MMIVLLCLGTYVVASIPFGLLVVQLVKGVDVRQHGSGNIGATNVFRVGGAFAGIVTLLLDAAKGFLPVFIAQQWYPQTEWLHVAVAFIALLGHTLSLFLKFKGGKGVATALGVFLALLPLHIGIAAVVFAVALFVSGYVSLGSVLAAITLPLATLIMPAPLWYAGFALVAAVLVIAKHRANIGRLRAGTENKMVWRGAKK is encoded by the coding sequence ATGATGATCGTTCTTTTGTGCCTGGGAACGTATGTAGTCGCGTCGATCCCATTCGGATTATTGGTGGTGCAACTGGTCAAAGGGGTTGATGTGCGGCAGCATGGGAGCGGCAATATTGGCGCGACCAATGTGTTTCGCGTAGGTGGCGCTTTTGCGGGTATCGTTACCCTTCTACTTGACGCGGCCAAAGGATTTTTGCCGGTATTTATCGCGCAGCAGTGGTATCCGCAAACCGAATGGCTTCATGTGGCGGTGGCCTTTATTGCGCTGCTTGGCCATACGCTGAGTCTGTTTTTGAAATTCAAAGGTGGCAAAGGGGTGGCAACGGCTCTGGGTGTTTTTCTGGCGTTGCTCCCGCTGCACATCGGTATTGCGGCGGTTGTGTTTGCCGTCGCGCTCTTCGTAAGTGGGTATGTGAGTTTGGGATCGGTGCTGGCCGCCATTACCCTTCCACTGGCGACACTGATCATGCCTGCGCCGCTCTGGTATGCTGGCTTTGCGCTGGTGGCGGCGGTGTTAGTGATCGCGAAGCATCGCGCAAATATCGGTCGCTTACGGGCGGGGACAGAAAATAAAATGGTATGGCGCGGGGCGAAAAAATAA
- a CDS encoding protein adenylyltransferase SelO — MFDFDNTYAGLPKRFACIVRPARASNPQWIHFNSGLARELGLDVPALQSHEGLQVFSGNIVPDGACMLAQAYAGHQFGHFVPQLGDGRAVLLGEIIDRNGLRRDIQLKGSGMTPFSRRGDGLAPLGAVIREYIVSEAMFALGIPTTRSLAAVTTGEKVFREQPLAGAVLARVAASHIRVGTFEYFAARNDTEALRLLVDYTLKRHYPAEEFAGNAALALLDKTIERQARLLAQWMLVGFIHGVMNTDNMAISGETIDYGPCAFIDTYDPDAVFSSIDHSGRYAYCNQPTIAKWNLSVLAESLLPLIDAETKQAREKARAMLEAFDRRYAAHWSAGMQRKLGFGNVESGDDELGRAFLKNMHQQQLDYTNTFAALESSLDGASLFAASDSLWEAQWRARVARQPSGARAARQLMRAANPRVIPRNHQLERAIQSAYRGDYSVMERLITVLAQPYQLLAENDEYSRPPCETERVRQTFCGT, encoded by the coding sequence ATGTTTGATTTTGACAATACTTATGCTGGTCTGCCTAAGCGTTTTGCTTGCATTGTTCGGCCGGCGCGGGCAAGTAATCCCCAGTGGATACACTTCAATAGCGGACTTGCGCGTGAGCTGGGTCTTGACGTGCCAGCCTTGCAGTCCCACGAAGGGTTGCAGGTTTTTTCGGGAAATATTGTTCCAGACGGTGCTTGTATGCTTGCGCAGGCCTACGCAGGACACCAGTTTGGTCATTTTGTGCCACAGCTGGGCGATGGTCGGGCGGTTTTGTTGGGTGAAATCATCGACCGCAATGGTCTTCGCCGGGATATTCAGCTCAAAGGTTCCGGCATGACACCGTTTTCGCGTCGTGGCGATGGCCTTGCTCCTCTGGGGGCGGTGATACGCGAATATATCGTCAGCGAGGCAATGTTTGCCCTTGGTATTCCAACGACACGTTCGTTAGCTGCTGTGACTACTGGCGAAAAGGTTTTTCGGGAGCAACCCCTTGCTGGTGCAGTGCTAGCACGCGTGGCAGCAAGTCATATCCGCGTGGGGACATTCGAATATTTTGCCGCCCGTAACGACACCGAAGCGTTGCGTTTGTTGGTTGATTATACCCTCAAACGCCATTATCCCGCTGAAGAGTTTGCGGGAAACGCTGCTTTGGCGTTGCTGGATAAAACAATTGAAAGGCAAGCTCGCCTGCTTGCGCAGTGGATGCTGGTTGGTTTTATTCATGGCGTCATGAATACCGATAATATGGCAATTTCAGGCGAGACCATCGACTACGGACCATGCGCTTTTATAGATACCTATGATCCAGACGCGGTCTTTAGCTCCATTGATCACTCTGGCCGTTACGCGTACTGCAATCAACCGACAATAGCGAAATGGAATCTTTCCGTATTGGCAGAGTCGCTATTACCCCTGATAGATGCTGAAACGAAACAGGCACGAGAGAAAGCACGGGCGATGCTTGAAGCGTTCGACCGTCGCTATGCGGCTCATTGGAGTGCCGGCATGCAACGGAAGTTGGGTTTCGGGAACGTCGAAAGTGGCGATGATGAGCTTGGCCGTGCATTTCTGAAAAACATGCATCAACAGCAGTTGGACTACACGAATACGTTTGCCGCGTTGGAGTCATCTCTGGACGGTGCTTCGCTTTTTGCTGCGAGTGATTCGCTGTGGGAGGCGCAGTGGCGGGCACGTGTGGCAAGGCAACCAAGTGGAGCGCGGGCGGCACGCCAGCTGATGCGAGCGGCAAATCCGCGAGTCATTCCGCGCAACCACCAGTTAGAAAGAGCAATTCAATCCGCGTATCGCGGCGACTATTCCGTGATGGAACGCCTGATCACCGTCCTTGCGCAACCCTACCAATTGCTGGCTGAGAATGATGAGTATTCCCGCCCGCCGTGCGAAACGGAACGGGTGCGCCAGACATTCTGTGGAACATAG
- the rimM gene encoding ribosome maturation factor RimM (Essential for efficient processing of 16S rRNA) gives MKSSNEFIEIGKITKTKGLKGELQIYSLFDAPERFEGSKFFIIEGERFPLTLCRLADADRLRVKFRGVDSIDAAQLLVGKEVSLPLDELPRYEDEYFDFELTRLEVQDTAGQKLGRITQVVHTGAKDVYEITGEDGHNWMIPATHDFVPVIDLERGIVVVAPLPGMINIDDAE, from the coding sequence TTGAAATCGTCGAATGAATTCATTGAAATAGGCAAAATCACTAAAACGAAAGGGCTCAAGGGAGAGTTGCAAATCTACTCTCTCTTTGACGCTCCTGAGCGATTTGAAGGCAGTAAGTTCTTTATCATTGAAGGTGAACGGTTTCCGCTCACTCTGTGTCGTCTGGCAGATGCTGACCGCCTCCGCGTAAAGTTTCGGGGTGTTGATTCAATAGACGCGGCGCAATTGCTGGTTGGCAAAGAAGTCTCTTTGCCGCTTGACGAATTGCCGCGCTACGAAGATGAATACTTTGATTTTGAGTTGACGCGCTTGGAAGTACAGGATACTGCTGGGCAGAAGCTTGGCCGCATTACGCAGGTAGTGCATACCGGTGCGAAAGATGTGTACGAAATAACAGGCGAAGATGGTCATAACTGGATGATTCCGGCGACGCATGACTTTGTGCCGGTGATCGATCTTGAGCGGGGGATTGTGGTGGTGGCACCACTACCCGGTATGATCAATATTGATGATGCCGAATGA
- the rplS gene encoding 50S ribosomal protein L19, producing the protein MNAVEFIEKEQHQERAAFKAGDTVKVHYKVIEGTKERIQIFEGVVIRKKEGGVPTFTVRKVSFGVGVERIFPLDSPKIAKLEVVSVGRVRRARLYYLRDLRGKAARVKRLESWNMKPHQQI; encoded by the coding sequence ATGAATGCAGTTGAGTTTATCGAAAAAGAGCAGCACCAAGAGCGCGCCGCGTTTAAAGCTGGCGATACGGTAAAGGTGCACTACAAGGTTATTGAAGGAACGAAAGAGCGGATTCAGATTTTTGAAGGGGTTGTCATCCGCAAAAAAGAGGGTGGCGTACCGACCTTTACGGTTCGTAAAGTCTCTTTTGGTGTTGGCGTAGAGCGGATATTCCCGCTTGATTCACCAAAAATTGCCAAGCTGGAAGTTGTCTCTGTAGGCCGTGTCCGCCGTGCACGTCTTTACTATCTGCGCGACCTTCGTGGAAAAGCTGCCCGCGTAAAACGCTTGGAAAGCTGGAACATGAAACCGCATCAGCAAATTTAA
- a CDS encoding KH domain-containing protein, producing the protein MKEMIEYIVKGLVEFPEQVTVTMVEAERTTVIELGVAQSDLGKVIGKQGKMAKALRTVLAAVGTKEGKRIILEIVE; encoded by the coding sequence ATGAAAGAGATGATTGAGTATATTGTAAAAGGGCTTGTCGAGTTTCCTGAGCAAGTAACCGTAACGATGGTCGAAGCCGAACGGACAACCGTCATCGAGCTCGGCGTTGCCCAGAGCGATTTGGGGAAAGTTATCGGCAAGCAAGGGAAAATGGCCAAAGCATTGCGGACAGTTCTGGCTGCCGTAGGGACGAAAGAAGGGAAGCGGATCATCCTTGAAATCGTCGAATGA
- the rpsP gene encoding 30S ribosomal protein S16, with protein sequence MAVKIRLKKLGSKKRPFFRIVAMDARTPRDGESLQIIGTYNPIKDPAELEINEERALYWLGVGAEPSDTARNLLSKHGIMKKFHEQKLAKSE encoded by the coding sequence GTGGCAGTTAAAATTCGACTCAAGAAACTTGGTTCAAAGAAGCGTCCGTTTTTCCGTATCGTTGCGATGGATGCACGCACTCCGCGTGATGGAGAATCTTTGCAGATTATTGGTACTTACAACCCAATTAAAGACCCGGCCGAACTAGAAATTAACGAAGAGCGGGCACTTTACTGGTTGGGCGTTGGCGCTGAACCGAGCGACACCGCGCGTAATCTTCTTTCTAAGCACGGGATAATGAAAAAATTCCACGAACAAAAGCTCGCGAAATCTGAGTAA
- a CDS encoding menaquinone biosynthetic enzyme MqnA/MqnD family protein, which translates to MQPNPRAGIVSYINTAPMVSAILQQMLDVTPWSFHAATPAAIFKGLTTNSYQAGLVSSFAFTQGGAERFVLLPDISISSIGRVQSVLLFHNKPLPKLRTIHLSNSSLTSSNLMRLLMALEGVTCEFIDIAGEESPHEPQALEGLMLIGDQALREVRLGRFAYVSDLAALWYDRFGLPFVFALWVINRSLAEHSPQAVSTLHDVLLQSVAYGRQHLEAIAAQCATTIGYSAAEAAAYLALLSYDLGIEHRQGLELFFSLLERYHIIDHAPPLHFFTPA; encoded by the coding sequence ATGCAACCGAATCCGCGCGCTGGCATTGTCAGCTATATCAATACCGCTCCGATGGTGAGCGCCATTCTCCAACAGATGCTTGACGTCACGCCGTGGAGTTTTCACGCGGCCACTCCGGCGGCCATTTTCAAGGGACTCACCACAAATTCCTATCAGGCAGGGCTGGTTTCCAGTTTTGCCTTCACGCAGGGCGGCGCGGAGCGCTTTGTGCTTCTGCCCGATATTTCCATTTCCAGCATCGGTCGCGTTCAGAGCGTGCTCCTCTTCCACAATAAGCCGTTACCCAAACTGCGCACCATTCACCTTTCGAACTCCAGCTTAACGAGTAGCAACCTCATGCGTCTGCTGATGGCGCTCGAAGGGGTCACCTGCGAGTTTATTGATATTGCTGGCGAAGAGTCGCCCCATGAACCGCAGGCGCTCGAAGGGCTAATGCTGATTGGCGACCAAGCACTGCGCGAAGTTCGCCTTGGCCGTTTCGCCTACGTTTCCGATCTGGCGGCGCTCTGGTACGACCGCTTTGGTCTGCCATTCGTTTTTGCCCTGTGGGTCATCAACCGTTCTTTGGCGGAGCACTCGCCGCAAGCGGTCAGCACACTGCACGATGTACTCCTGCAGTCCGTTGCCTATGGCCGCCAACATTTGGAGGCGATTGCCGCGCAATGCGCCACCACTATCGGCTACTCCGCCGCTGAAGCGGCCGCGTACCTTGCGCTCCTTTCCTACGATCTGGGTATTGAGCACCGCCAAGGATTGGAACTCTTTTTTAGCTTACTGGAACGCTACCACATCATTGACCACGCACCGCCGCTGCACTTTTTTACGCCAGCATGA
- a CDS encoding ATP-dependent DNA helicase, whose translation MTLSLTPLAINDIFGDEGMLSFVLPGFQPRVPQVEMAQTVAHALLAEENGIIEAGTGTGKSLAYLIPGIIHALTTKTRLLISTNTINLQEQILDKDLPVVKALGIEFRAILIKGRGNYICLRKLSMQNISHDSALLTDDQRAFARLAQWIGFTKTGSRSDVEFRVAPEMWEEVQSESDTCQNRKCSYYRDCFFFKSRKDANEADVLVVNHALLCTDLAIRSINDESNGLIPEYAVATIDEAHNLETAATNHIGFKFAHRQFVKNLQRIYTYTNNREYGKLPMLAQRVQLMPTIGNLAQQDILNRLEGVRLELMSFTAEYAELANKVFHALEYQERKRIQHGDQCPVALQEIIHFLLQRGRQMQQMTASALSFTAMSLEDDEYLSELQAYVNRFAGYIDAIDQFTLWENSTLVQWYVLDRENFQLVTSPLDVAPILRETLFNRVKSAFLVSATLAVGDSMKYVEKQLGFVPQHERILPSPFDYARNANIILPRLPEFDARLPSNDQKNISRLIAQVAHALGGGVFVLFTSQLRLRKVAEELRPNKLPCELYVQGELPRHELLRRFREGTPAVLLGLASFWEGVDVKGENLRCVMIEKLPFPVPDEPLFAARCEAATRDGKSPFMELSIPQAVIRFKQGFGRLIRDENDRGSCIVCDSRILNRRYGKIFLRSLPIQQPIACEPDEVVQHLLR comes from the coding sequence ATGACACTTTCACTCACCCCATTAGCAATTAACGATATTTTTGGCGACGAAGGGATGCTCTCGTTCGTGCTGCCGGGTTTTCAGCCGCGCGTTCCACAAGTGGAGATGGCACAAACGGTAGCACACGCCCTGCTGGCAGAAGAAAATGGGATTATCGAAGCGGGCACGGGCACAGGAAAATCACTGGCCTACCTCATTCCGGGAATTATCCACGCGCTGACCACCAAAACACGCCTGCTGATTTCCACCAACACCATCAATCTACAAGAGCAAATTCTCGATAAAGATCTTCCGGTTGTCAAAGCGCTGGGGATCGAATTTCGCGCCATCTTGATCAAAGGGCGTGGCAACTACATTTGCTTACGCAAGCTTTCGATGCAGAATATTTCGCACGATTCGGCGTTGCTTACCGACGATCAGCGCGCCTTTGCTCGTCTCGCGCAGTGGATCGGCTTTACCAAAACCGGCTCGCGCAGCGACGTAGAGTTTCGCGTCGCGCCGGAAATGTGGGAAGAAGTGCAATCGGAAAGCGATACCTGCCAGAACCGCAAGTGTTCGTATTACCGCGACTGTTTTTTCTTTAAAAGCCGTAAAGATGCCAACGAGGCCGATGTGCTGGTGGTCAATCATGCGCTGCTCTGCACCGACCTCGCGATCCGCAGCATCAACGACGAAAGCAATGGATTGATTCCCGAATACGCGGTTGCCACCATCGATGAGGCGCACAATTTGGAAACCGCCGCGACCAATCATATCGGCTTTAAATTTGCTCACCGCCAGTTTGTGAAAAACCTACAACGAATCTACACTTACACGAATAATCGGGAATACGGCAAACTCCCCATGCTGGCGCAGCGGGTGCAATTGATGCCGACGATCGGCAACTTGGCACAGCAGGATATTTTGAATCGGCTCGAAGGGGTACGGCTGGAATTGATGAGCTTTACGGCGGAATATGCGGAGCTTGCCAATAAAGTGTTCCACGCGTTGGAATATCAAGAACGCAAGCGGATTCAGCACGGCGATCAATGCCCTGTTGCTTTGCAGGAAATTATCCACTTCCTCCTGCAGCGTGGGCGTCAGATGCAGCAAATGACCGCCAGCGCCCTCAGTTTTACGGCCATGTCACTGGAGGATGATGAGTACCTGAGTGAACTGCAAGCCTACGTGAATCGTTTTGCTGGCTACATCGATGCTATCGACCAATTCACCCTCTGGGAAAATTCTACCCTCGTGCAGTGGTACGTGCTGGATCGCGAAAATTTCCAACTCGTGACGTCGCCGCTTGATGTGGCACCTATCCTGCGCGAAACACTCTTTAACCGCGTGAAAAGTGCGTTTCTGGTCAGCGCCACCCTCGCGGTTGGTGATTCCATGAAGTATGTGGAAAAACAACTTGGCTTCGTCCCGCAGCACGAACGGATTCTTCCGAGTCCATTTGACTACGCGCGCAATGCCAACATCATCTTACCGCGCTTGCCGGAATTTGACGCGCGTCTGCCAAGTAATGATCAAAAAAACATTTCACGCCTGATTGCGCAGGTCGCACATGCCCTTGGCGGTGGCGTCTTTGTCTTGTTTACGTCGCAACTGCGACTCCGCAAAGTGGCTGAAGAGCTGCGCCCGAACAAACTCCCCTGCGAACTGTACGTGCAGGGTGAGCTGCCACGCCATGAACTGCTGCGCCGCTTTCGCGAAGGGACTCCGGCGGTGCTCCTCGGGCTGGCGTCATTTTGGGAAGGGGTCGACGTGAAGGGGGAAAACCTCCGCTGCGTGATGATTGAAAAACTCCCTTTTCCCGTGCCGGACGAACCACTGTTTGCGGCGCGTTGCGAAGCGGCCACGCGCGATGGAAAAAGCCCGTTTATGGAGCTCTCCATTCCGCAAGCGGTGATCCGCTTCAAGCAAGGGTTCGGACGTTTGATTCGCGATGAGAATGATCGCGGGAGCTGTATTGTGTGCGATAGCCGCATCCTGAATCGGCGCTACGGCAAGATATTTCTCCGCTCGCTGCCGATACAGCAACCGATCGCCTGTGAGCCGGACGAGGTCGTGCAGCATTTACTCCGTTAA